A single Parabacteroides timonensis DNA region contains:
- a CDS encoding hybrid sensor histidine kinase/response regulator transcription factor — MKKTYWIVFFIACFSRLLVGAEPVFYFSSLKLEEGLSQLSVINIHQDYKGFMWFATRNGLNRFDGTSFTVYKHSNKDSMSLSNNYVTSLAEDIRGYLWIGTTGGVNRLDLKTDRMIAYNGLSSFSGSPVDGAWISDVYVDSRQRLWVAMSKGLYQYNYEEDIFQPVSLEGELDRTYIMRIKEDRKGNLLVGTLNKGLYICDAELNLVDHYLKDNTTGSLTDNLVSAIYEDSTGQLWIGTRESGLNKIDRDTHTVACYTTENSTLGNNYIRTIEEYNGYVIVGTFNGLTLIDLKDNSFQKYNDFDTRKGGLSHFSIYSTYVDNANTIWIGTYAGGVNYSNPLNSRFIFHGLKNEQEQFPGVCGAMAYQPETNILWIASEGRGLLAYDIDKDSFSHYLLDNHSDLLGDRNIIKSLYIEGNTIWCGTQKGTVYRFDTRTKKFSLFHTFDKILSVYTIDRCSDGALWMGTTDNNGIVRFLPDERMAPKDTIFGHFPSLRSFLEIRNGVYLVGMHVGGLGLYDSNIRKVERYNTRQTGSRHLYDNHVTSIIRDMEGRIWVGTYGGGLCLFDEEKGITDWLTTEDGLSDDNINSVIAGDDGKIWLSTSKGISSFDPDTRSFTNYSSQSEIPVNEFSIKGGIRLPDGRICFSGDNGFISFYPDKLEKNSFVPPVSFTSLTVNNKLITPDDQSGILGEVVDYTSGIKLKYNQNNFSIGYTALNYLYPNQNQYAYKLEGYDKDWNEVGTRKEAFYTNIRPGEYIFRVRASNNDGVWNEEGRSVPVHILTPLWQTWYAYLFYLLISGILIYTIYYYLHMKRKLEHDLIEKQKEQQRQEEFHQSRIRMFTNFSHELRTPLTLILSPLEEVLQRVDMASSLKDVLRLVYANSQRLLLLVNQLMDLRKNQSGNLRLRVSRNDLYLFTQEIYIAFNQIAVKEHIRFNFESALSGIEAWFDRALLEKVVFNLLSNAFKHTSPGESVTVRLESFTQAELNEYYPGRVEAGLSVSSRYACLSIEDTGKGISDIDKDHIFAPFYQSADEQELNTTGTGIGLSLVLSVVKLHKGIVWVKDNTPKGAIFRVLLPIDKETYEEEQIAEEETESLPEQEELPDISVSDLRKRYTVLLAEDNDEVRRYIRERLERHFDVLEADNGEDAFGKITEVMPDLVVSDIMMPKMDGLQLCSLVKQDLRTGHIPVIIITAKSMVMHIKEGFQSGADDYIVKPFNMEILISRICNLLSSRERLKELYGKKFSLESLGIETTSADEIFMQKFFGVIEQNISNPEFNIEMLCNGIGMGRANLYRKLKAITNLSPIDLIRNKRMEVAAKMFLETEMNVSEVAVSVGFNSHAYFATCFKNVYGISPTEYVQRNKSVSDKE, encoded by the coding sequence ATGAAAAAAACATATTGGATCGTTTTCTTTATAGCATGCTTCAGCCGTTTGCTAGTGGGTGCGGAGCCTGTTTTTTATTTTTCATCCTTGAAACTGGAAGAGGGACTATCGCAGTTGTCTGTTATAAATATTCATCAGGATTATAAAGGTTTTATGTGGTTTGCGACCCGTAATGGCCTGAATCGTTTCGACGGTACATCTTTTACCGTATATAAGCATAGTAATAAAGATTCGATGAGTCTTTCCAATAATTATGTGACCTCTTTGGCTGAAGATATTCGTGGCTATTTATGGATCGGAACTACAGGGGGGGTGAATCGTCTTGACTTGAAAACCGACCGTATGATCGCGTATAACGGGTTGTCTTCTTTTTCCGGATCACCGGTGGATGGGGCGTGGATATCCGATGTGTATGTAGATAGCCGTCAAAGACTTTGGGTGGCAATGAGTAAGGGGTTGTATCAATATAATTATGAGGAGGATATTTTTCAGCCTGTCTCTTTGGAAGGGGAATTGGATCGGACCTATATCATGCGAATTAAAGAAGATCGCAAAGGTAATTTACTGGTCGGAACTCTTAATAAAGGGCTATACATTTGTGATGCTGAGTTAAACCTGGTAGATCATTACCTGAAAGATAATACTACCGGTTCATTGACGGATAATCTTGTTTCTGCTATCTATGAAGATTCGACCGGACAGCTTTGGATCGGTACCCGTGAGTCTGGTCTAAATAAGATAGACCGGGATACACATACAGTTGCCTGTTATACAACGGAGAACAGTACACTTGGCAATAACTATATCCGTACGATAGAAGAATATAACGGTTACGTGATAGTCGGTACTTTCAATGGATTAACACTGATAGACCTAAAAGATAATTCTTTTCAGAAATATAATGACTTCGATACCCGGAAAGGGGGCTTGAGTCATTTCTCCATTTATTCGACCTATGTGGATAATGCTAATACAATTTGGATCGGAACATACGCCGGAGGGGTGAATTATAGTAATCCTTTGAATAGCCGTTTTATTTTTCATGGTTTAAAAAATGAACAGGAACAGTTTCCGGGAGTTTGTGGAGCTATGGCTTATCAACCGGAAACTAATATTCTGTGGATCGCTTCGGAAGGACGCGGGTTACTGGCTTATGATATCGATAAAGATTCTTTCTCTCATTACCTACTTGATAATCATTCTGATCTGTTGGGGGATAGGAATATCATAAAATCTCTCTATATCGAAGGAAATACGATTTGGTGCGGAACACAAAAAGGTACTGTGTATCGTTTTGATACGAGGACTAAAAAGTTTTCATTGTTTCATACTTTTGATAAGATACTTAGTGTTTATACCATCGATCGTTGTAGTGATGGGGCTTTGTGGATGGGAACGACTGACAATAACGGGATTGTACGATTCCTACCGGACGAGAGAATGGCTCCGAAAGATACTATATTCGGCCATTTCCCTAGTCTCCGGAGTTTTCTGGAAATAAGGAATGGTGTTTATCTGGTTGGAATGCATGTGGGAGGCCTTGGTTTATATGATTCCAATATCCGGAAAGTAGAGCGTTATAATACCCGTCAGACCGGATCGAGACATCTATACGATAATCATGTGACGTCGATCATCAGAGATATGGAAGGACGTATCTGGGTCGGTACGTATGGAGGTGGTTTATGCTTGTTTGATGAGGAAAAAGGAATCACCGATTGGCTAACGACGGAAGATGGCCTTTCTGACGATAATATCAATTCTGTTATTGCGGGTGATGATGGAAAAATATGGCTAAGTACCAGTAAAGGTATTTCTTCTTTTGATCCGGATACCCGGAGTTTTACTAATTACAGCAGTCAAAGTGAGATACCTGTCAATGAATTCAGTATAAAAGGAGGAATTCGACTGCCTGACGGTAGGATTTGCTTTAGTGGCGATAATGGTTTTATCTCTTTTTATCCGGATAAGTTGGAGAAGAACTCTTTTGTCCCGCCGGTATCTTTTACTTCTCTGACCGTGAATAATAAGTTGATCACTCCCGATGACCAGTCAGGTATTTTGGGTGAGGTTGTTGATTACACTTCCGGAATAAAGCTGAAGTATAATCAGAATAACTTTTCGATCGGATATACCGCGTTGAACTATCTTTATCCTAACCAGAATCAATATGCCTATAAATTGGAAGGATACGATAAAGACTGGAATGAGGTGGGGACCCGTAAGGAGGCCTTTTATACGAATATCAGACCCGGTGAGTATATTTTTCGGGTCAGAGCCTCTAATAATGATGGGGTGTGGAATGAGGAAGGACGTTCTGTCCCGGTCCATATTCTTACGCCGCTTTGGCAAACCTGGTACGCTTACTTGTTTTATCTGTTGATCTCTGGGATTCTTATTTATACTATCTATTATTATCTTCATATGAAGCGTAAGTTGGAGCATGACCTGATTGAGAAACAAAAGGAACAGCAACGGCAGGAAGAATTCCACCAGTCCCGTATCCGGATGTTTACGAACTTTTCACATGAATTGCGTACGCCGCTTACTTTGATCCTTTCTCCTTTGGAAGAAGTGCTTCAACGTGTCGATATGGCATCGAGCCTGAAAGATGTATTACGGTTGGTCTATGCAAATTCACAACGGTTGCTGCTGCTGGTCAATCAGTTGATGGACTTACGAAAGAACCAAAGCGGCAATCTGCGACTGCGTGTTTCCCGAAATGACCTGTATCTCTTTACCCAGGAGATTTATATTGCATTCAACCAGATTGCAGTGAAAGAACATATCCGGTTTAACTTTGAATCGGCCCTGTCCGGAATCGAGGCCTGGTTTGACCGTGCTTTGCTGGAAAAGGTTGTTTTTAATCTGTTATCAAATGCTTTTAAGCATACTTCACCGGGCGAATCGGTAACAGTCCGGCTTGAATCTTTTACGCAGGCTGAATTGAATGAGTATTATCCCGGTCGGGTGGAAGCGGGGCTATCTGTTTCATCTCGTTATGCCTGCCTGTCGATAGAAGATACCGGAAAGGGGATCAGTGATATAGATAAGGATCATATTTTTGCCCCTTTTTATCAGAGTGCCGATGAACAGGAATTAAATACAACCGGGACAGGAATTGGCCTCAGCTTGGTCCTGTCTGTGGTTAAACTGCATAAAGGTATTGTGTGGGTGAAAGATAATACGCCCAAGGGAGCTATATTTCGTGTATTGTTGCCGATAGATAAAGAGACCTATGAAGAGGAACAGATCGCGGAAGAGGAGACTGAATCTTTACCGGAACAGGAAGAACTTCCGGATATATCTGTTTCAGATCTGAGGAAACGTTACACAGTACTGTTGGCAGAAGATAACGATGAAGTACGTCGGTATATCCGGGAGCGGCTTGAAAGACATTTTGATGTTTTGGAAGCAGATAATGGGGAAGATGCATTCGGTAAGATAACGGAAGTTATGCCTGATCTGGTTGTCAGCGATATTATGATGCCGAAGATGGATGGTTTGCAACTTTGTTCTTTGGTTAAACAGGACTTGCGGACAGGGCATATCCCTGTTATCATCATCACTGCGAAGTCGATGGTTATGCATATTAAAGAGGGGTTCCAGAGCGGGGCGGACGATTATATCGTAAAACCGTTCAATATGGAGATATTGATTTCCCGTATATGTAATCTGTTGTCATCCCGCGAACGGCTAAAAGAGTTGTATGGCAAAAAGTTCTCTTTGGAATCGTTGGGGATCGAGACGACTTCCGCAGATGAAATATTTATGCAGAAGTTTTTTGGAGTGATCGAACAGAATATATCCAACCCGGAATTTAATATTGAAATGTTATGTAACGGAATTGGCATGGGACGTGCCAATTTATATCGGAAGTTGAAAGCGATAACAAATCTTTCACCAATAGACCTGATACGTAACAAGCGTATGGAAGTGGCGGCAAAGATGTTTCTTGAGACAGAGATGAATGTATCTGAAGTTGCCGTAAGTGTCGGCTTTAACTCCCATGCTTATTTTGCGACTTGCTTTAAAAATGTATATGGCATATCACCGACCGAATATGTACAGCGCAATAAATCTGTTTCAGACAAAGAATAA
- a CDS encoding nucleotidyltransferase family protein, producing MKNSITHFSAQTQHELTFLLKLIRKHIPASNMVILYGSYPRGDYVT from the coding sequence ATGAAAAACTCTATAACACATTTTTCAGCGCAGACACAACATGAACTGACCTTTTTGTTGAAACTGATCCGGAAGCATATCCCGGCTAGTAACATGGTGATTTTGTATGGAAGTTATCCCCGTGGTGATTATGTTACCTGA
- a CDS encoding exonuclease SbcCD subunit D: MSLKIIHTADWHLGQTFFGYDREEEHDAFLNWLVETLAAQQTDVLLIAGDVFDVANPSAAAQRRFFHFLKEANRRNPHLQIVVIAGNHDSAARLESPVPLLEELNTSIVGIIRRAETGEIDFNSLVIPLYNKEKKREAWCLAVPYLRQGDYPASEEIHDTYIAGINRMYRQLYDYADARRQPGEALVAMGHLHATGAELSEDDRSERIIMGGLESVSSDTFDEGLAYTGLGHIHKAQRIGGRENLRYSGSPLPMSFSEKNYRHQVVAVTIDNGCLSEVESVPVPLLVDLHRIPEQPLSPEEVIGRLAELPACEEGDSESPNRWPYIEVRVLLTEPDPGFRHRVEETLADKAVRLTSIVPSYPKREEEDTARPLSYSDLQRIDPMDMLKHAFTSKYGGELPEDIESLFKDVMREVSL, translated from the coding sequence ATGTCTTTAAAGATCATACATACTGCCGACTGGCATCTTGGGCAGACCTTCTTCGGTTATGACCGGGAGGAGGAACACGATGCCTTTCTGAATTGGCTGGTCGAAACGTTGGCAGCGCAGCAGACAGATGTCCTGTTGATTGCCGGGGATGTATTCGACGTGGCTAACCCGTCTGCTGCGGCTCAGCGGCGTTTCTTTCATTTCTTGAAGGAGGCGAACCGTCGTAATCCGCACCTGCAAATCGTTGTCATTGCCGGAAACCATGACTCGGCAGCCCGCTTGGAGTCTCCCGTTCCTTTATTGGAAGAGTTGAATACTTCTATCGTCGGGATCATCCGGCGGGCGGAGACCGGAGAGATCGATTTTAATTCCCTGGTGATACCTTTATATAATAAGGAAAAGAAACGGGAGGCCTGGTGCCTTGCCGTCCCTTATCTTCGTCAAGGGGATTATCCAGCTTCGGAAGAAATACACGATACCTATATTGCCGGCATTAACCGTATGTACCGCCAATTGTATGATTATGCCGATGCCAGGCGACAACCTGGCGAGGCGTTGGTCGCTATGGGCCACCTGCATGCTACCGGAGCCGAGTTGTCGGAGGATGACCGGAGCGAACGTATCATCATGGGGGGACTGGAATCCGTCTCTTCCGATACATTCGACGAGGGATTGGCTTATACGGGTCTCGGCCATATCCATAAAGCGCAACGGATAGGAGGCAGGGAGAACCTGCGCTATTCCGGCAGTCCGCTGCCGATGTCTTTTTCGGAGAAGAACTACCGCCACCAGGTCGTTGCCGTTACGATTGATAACGGATGCCTGTCGGAGGTTGAATCGGTGCCTGTCCCTTTGCTTGTCGACTTGCACCGGATTCCGGAGCAGCCTCTTTCACCGGAAGAGGTGATTGGCCGGCTGGCAGAATTGCCTGCCTGCGAAGAGGGAGATTCCGAAAGCCCGAACCGCTGGCCATATATCGAAGTACGCGTTTTATTGACCGAGCCCGATCCGGGATTTCGCCACAGGGTGGAGGAGACGCTTGCCGATAAAGCAGTTCGCCTGACCTCTATCGTTCCGTCTTACCCGAAACGGGAGGAGGAGGATACTGCTCGCCCGTTGTCTTACAGCGATCTGCAACGGATCGATCCGATGGATATGCTGAAGCATGCCTTTACCAGCAAATATGGCGGAGAGTTGCCGGAGGATATCGAATCATTGTTCAAGGATGTAATGCGGGAGGTTTCTTTATGA
- a CDS encoding AAA family ATPase, whose product MKVLAIRGRNLASLEGEFEVDFTVEPLLSAGIFAISGPTGAGKSTILDAMCLALFARTPRTDQAKENNVKLRDVNEEVLPQSDPRFLLRRGTASGYAEVDFQALNGHRYRARWSVGRARDKENGRLQSPRITLYNIDKEQEEQGTRSELQSRVVELIGLTFEQFTRSVLLAQNDFSTFLKAEQGEKASLLEKLTGTELYSSISRLIFEKNAVAKEAYDKIQARIQGIELLTEEVEQELQTRLKESEAALSILEKAKAEEQALQEAVKSTGQQIATRQEQQKEAAAKLLRATELLDTARKEYEQGIQDEQRSEADFKALQQDLQQARKLDVQLNEVTRSAKETETRLRDALQRKKEGEDKLKAAQTKQERSAAEIARLTDWRKRYASKESIAEQLSALLLHLDAASASRQTLEKSGKTIASIRQTAERLVMQLKTVQQTAETKRAALQRTEESILILEQELKAQDQEALEKQLEAVRAERENLLIEQARQAASGDIMELRKKLQEGSPCPVCGSTHHPAVTHATVSEMPKQIAALTLQLQQLTARKTAYTASEKQLNQLRQQLLQLHKELTEAEQSRTDILGRQKLAETQIVREESICVESKETLNKSLSAANRLFGNDEWQKGWQQDPDSFRETLITFARGWHENTERLQELQREQSAQKAECESFASFLPSLTKEVEDATLRYEKNRTELSALQAERSKLLSGKPADQVEKEYSNRKEELKERLKRLQAVQTEQSGIADQLKGISEQIARDLEKASEDLQLRRKALSDWSESWNREHEGETLDILLPHVTREKNEYAFRLRTQAENKLKVATQQEELNVCRLESERWAKLNDLAGSADGAKFRRIAQGYTLDVLLNYANVQLRDLSRRYRLERVPETLALQVIDRDMCDEIRTVHSLSGGESFLVSLALALGLSSLSSNRMKVESLFIDEGFGSLDADTLRIAMDALESLRTQGRKIGVISHVQEMTERIPVQIRVSRAGNGRSYLEVV is encoded by the coding sequence ATGAAAGTATTAGCGATACGGGGTCGTAATCTGGCCTCGCTGGAAGGTGAGTTTGAAGTTGATTTTACCGTCGAACCTTTATTGTCTGCCGGGATCTTTGCCATCTCCGGACCGACGGGGGCGGGAAAGTCTACGATATTGGATGCCATGTGCCTGGCTTTGTTTGCCCGTACGCCGCGTACGGATCAGGCAAAAGAAAACAATGTGAAGTTGCGGGATGTGAATGAAGAGGTGCTGCCGCAAAGCGATCCCCGCTTTTTATTACGTAGGGGGACAGCTTCCGGTTATGCGGAGGTCGATTTCCAGGCTTTGAACGGACACCGCTACAGGGCCCGTTGGTCGGTCGGACGTGCCCGTGACAAAGAGAACGGACGTTTGCAGAGTCCCCGTATTACATTATATAATATAGATAAGGAACAGGAGGAACAAGGTACACGTTCTGAATTGCAATCGCGTGTAGTCGAACTGATCGGCCTGACGTTCGAACAGTTCACCCGCTCTGTTCTATTGGCACAGAATGACTTCTCCACGTTCCTGAAAGCGGAACAGGGGGAAAAGGCTTCGTTATTGGAAAAGCTGACGGGTACCGAGCTTTATTCTTCCATCTCCCGTCTGATCTTTGAAAAGAATGCAGTAGCCAAAGAGGCATACGACAAGATACAAGCCCGTATCCAGGGAATCGAACTGCTCACGGAAGAGGTGGAGCAGGAATTGCAGACCCGTCTCAAAGAATCGGAAGCCGCCTTATCAATCCTGGAAAAGGCAAAAGCGGAAGAACAGGCGTTGCAGGAAGCCGTTAAATCTACCGGACAGCAAATCGCTACCCGCCAGGAACAACAAAAAGAGGCTGCCGCTAAACTGCTCCGGGCTACGGAGCTCCTAGATACAGCCCGTAAAGAATATGAGCAGGGCATTCAGGACGAACAGCGTTCGGAAGCCGACTTCAAAGCCTTGCAGCAGGATTTGCAGCAGGCCCGCAAACTCGATGTACAACTGAATGAAGTGACCCGTTCGGCGAAAGAAACGGAAACCCGTCTCCGCGATGCACTCCAACGAAAGAAAGAAGGCGAGGATAAACTGAAAGCTGCCCAAACCAAACAGGAACGAAGCGCCGCGGAGATCGCCCGCCTGACCGATTGGCGGAAGCGCTATGCGAGTAAGGAGAGCATTGCAGAACAACTTTCGGCATTGTTGCTGCATCTGGATGCTGCTTCAGCTTCGCGGCAAACGTTGGAAAAATCCGGTAAAACAATTGCCTCGATTCGTCAGACGGCCGAACGTCTGGTCATGCAGCTAAAGACTGTACAACAAACTGCCGAGACTAAACGCGCGGCTCTTCAAAGGACGGAAGAATCTATCCTTATATTGGAGCAGGAGTTGAAAGCACAGGATCAGGAAGCATTGGAGAAACAGTTGGAAGCTGTTCGTGCGGAACGTGAGAATCTATTGATCGAACAGGCACGGCAGGCAGCCAGCGGTGATATAATGGAGCTACGGAAGAAATTGCAGGAGGGAAGCCCTTGTCCGGTGTGTGGAAGTACCCATCATCCGGCTGTGACTCATGCAACTGTGTCTGAAATGCCGAAACAGATTGCCGCTTTGACCTTACAGCTCCAGCAGCTAACAGCCCGTAAAACGGCCTATACCGCCAGTGAAAAGCAACTGAACCAGTTACGTCAGCAGCTTTTGCAACTACATAAGGAACTGACGGAAGCTGAACAATCACGTACAGATATCCTCGGACGCCAGAAGCTGGCAGAAACTCAGATTGTCCGCGAAGAATCCATCTGTGTGGAAAGTAAGGAAACGCTTAATAAATCTCTTTCTGCCGCCAACCGTCTTTTCGGAAATGATGAATGGCAGAAGGGCTGGCAGCAAGATCCGGATTCTTTCCGTGAAACATTAATAACCTTTGCCCGCGGGTGGCATGAAAATACAGAACGGTTACAAGAACTGCAACGCGAGCAAAGCGCCCAGAAGGCAGAATGCGAATCCTTTGCCTCTTTCCTCCCTTCATTAACAAAAGAAGTAGAGGATGCCACCCTGCGGTATGAGAAAAACCGGACGGAACTGTCCGCTCTGCAGGCTGAACGTTCGAAACTTCTGTCCGGCAAGCCTGCCGACCAGGTTGAAAAGGAATATAGCAACCGCAAAGAAGAATTAAAAGAACGTCTGAAACGTCTGCAAGCCGTCCAGACTGAACAATCGGGTATTGCCGACCAACTGAAAGGTATCTCCGAACAGATTGCCCGTGATTTGGAGAAAGCGTCGGAAGATTTACAACTTCGCCGGAAAGCATTGTCCGACTGGTCCGAATCCTGGAACCGGGAACATGAAGGAGAAACCTTAGATATTTTGTTGCCTCACGTTACTCGGGAGAAAAACGAATATGCTTTTCGTTTACGTACTCAGGCAGAGAACAAACTGAAGGTTGCTACTCAACAGGAAGAGTTGAATGTTTGCCGTCTGGAAAGTGAACGCTGGGCCAAACTGAATGACTTGGCAGGCTCGGCCGATGGTGCCAAGTTCCGCCGTATCGCCCAGGGATATACGCTCGATGTCTTGCTCAACTATGCAAACGTGCAATTACGTGACCTGAGTCGCCGCTATCGGTTGGAACGTGTTCCTGAAACCCTGGCTTTACAGGTGATCGACCGTGATATGTGTGATGAGATTCGTACTGTGCACAGTCTTTCGGGAGGGGAATCATTCCTGGTCTCGCTGGCATTGGCATTGGGGTTATCGTCTCTTTCCTCCAACCGGATGAAGGTCGAGAGTTTGTTTATCGACGAAGGTTTCGGCTCGTTGGATGCCGATACGCTCCGTATTGCAATGGATGCCCTGGAAAGCCTGCGTACACAAGGGCGTAAAATAGGTGTGATCTCGCATGTACAGGAGATGACGGAACGCATTCCGGTGCAGATACGTGTGAGCCGGGCCGGCAACGGAAGGAGTTATCTGGAAGTTGTATGA
- a CDS encoding HEPN domain-containing protein, with the protein MRTSYQSDFDILIVVSISNYKVTENILRFKVTEEYNEEMSKFYSHVTPPQFIVENIKYLNDCLGRSQYFFTDLVKDGILLFNDEQYELAKPRQLNFHEIRTIAESEFNNYYPSAISLTGALTSYFLPHSDYMNAAFLLHQICEKYYYVILLVCTNYKPKIHKLTELSAMVKGFSRRLLIVFPQNTLFEKECFELLCQAYIEGRYNSSFKMTKEQLEYLLSRVEILRNITRKICEDKIAWYESQMVADKNIETYSPPKAPKSKAADCTTGAEKLRRVNKEMTKKRK; encoded by the coding sequence GTGCGTACTTCTTATCAGAGTGATTTTGATATATTGATCGTCGTTTCTATTTCTAATTACAAGGTGACGGAGAATATTCTTCGTTTTAAAGTAACGGAGGAATATAATGAAGAAATGTCGAAGTTCTATTCGCATGTGACTCCTCCTCAGTTTATTGTAGAAAATATCAAATATCTGAATGACTGCTTGGGGCGTAGCCAGTATTTCTTTACGGATCTGGTAAAGGATGGAATATTGTTGTTTAATGATGAACAGTATGAACTGGCTAAGCCTCGTCAGTTGAATTTTCATGAGATCCGGACGATTGCGGAATCCGAGTTTAATAATTATTATCCTTCTGCGATAAGTCTTACTGGTGCCCTGACTTCCTACTTTCTCCCACATTCGGATTATATGAATGCGGCTTTTCTTCTGCATCAGATCTGTGAGAAATATTATTATGTTATTCTTCTCGTTTGTACGAACTATAAGCCGAAGATTCATAAACTGACAGAGTTGTCTGCTATGGTGAAAGGATTTTCTCGTAGGTTATTAATTGTATTCCCTCAAAATACTCTTTTTGAAAAAGAATGTTTCGAACTATTATGTCAGGCTTATATAGAAGGACGCTATAACAGTTCTTTTAAAATGACGAAAGAGCAGTTGGAGTATCTTTTATCCCGTGTTGAAATATTGAGAAATATTACCCGTAAGATATGTGAAGATAAAATCGCCTGGTACGAATCCCAGATGGTGGCGGATAAGAATATTGAAACTTATTCGCCACCAAAGGCCCCGAAGTCGAAAGCAGCGGATTGTACTACCGGAGCAGAAAAGCTGCGCCGGGTGAATAAAGAAATGACGAAGAAAAGAAAATAG